Genomic DNA from Haloplanus aerogenes:
CTCGGCGGACACGTCGTCCGGAATTTCGAGTTCTATTCGGTTCATGGTTCTAGTAGACGTACGCGATCACCTGGCCACCGATGCCCTGTTCGCGGGCCTCGTAGTGGCTCATGACGCCGTGACTGGTCGTGACGACGAGTGCCCCGTAGTCGCGGGCGGGGAGATACCGCTTCTCCCACTTTTCGAACTCGTCGGCGCCCGCGGAGTAGCGGGGCTTGACGACGCCACACTGGTTGATCGCACCTTTCAGTTCGATCTCGAAGCGACCGGCCTTACCGTCGTCGACGAACTCGAAGCCGTCGATGTACCCGCGGTCGTAGAAGACCTCGAGTACGGAGCCGATCACATTCGAGGCGGGCTGTACCGTGTGGGACAGATGTCCCACGCTCTCGGCGTTGTCGAGTCCCGAGAGCGCGTTCGAGAGGGGGTCGTTCCCTGCCATTGTTATCGATACTTCTTGAAGCCCATGTCGCGCGCGACCTCGCGGAAGCACTGCCGACACAGGAAGATGTCGTACTTGCCGACGAGTCCCTGCTTGCGCCCGCACCGACGACACTGGTGGCGGTCGTCGGTCCGCGGCGAGGCGTGCTCACCGGTCACGTCGCGCTCGTTCTGTGATTCACTTTCGCTCATTGCGTGACCTCCACGTCGAAGTTAGCTTCGAGGAAGGCAATCGCGTCCGCGGCGTCGAGGCGGTGCCCCGACGGGATCGACCGAGAGACCTTGTCGCGCTTGGCGACGCGGTAGCCCGGTCGGACCATGTTGACCGTCACGTCGAGCCCGTAGATGCCGACGTTCGGATCGTACTCCTGACTCGGGAACTCCGTGTGTTCCTCGATGCCGAAGCTGAAGTTGCCCGTCTCGTCGAACTGCGCGGCCGAGAGGTCGACCAGCGTGAGGGCGGTGTCGAGGAAGTCCGCGGCGTCGTCGCCGCGGAGCGTCACCTTCGCACCGATGGGATCGCCCTCGCGGATGTTGAACTCCTGAACCGTGCGCCGGGCCTGCGTCCGCACGCTCTGCTGCCCCGTCACGTCTTCCAGGATCTCCTCGGCGTCCGCGAGTTCGCGACCACCTTCGCCGACGCCCATGTGGACGACGACCTTCTCGATCCGCGGTTCGCGCATCTCGTGGAAGTCCGCCGATTCGGCGTCGCTCATTCGTCATCACTCTCCGTGAAGTTCTCGTCGATCACGACGACGTACTCCTCGATGGTCTCGAAGGCGCCGTCGTCCTGGGAGACGGTGACGACGTTGTCGCCGCTCCCCGGCGTGACCGTGATATCGTCGATCGTGCCGATCTCGCCGGCGTGGCTGCCGGCGACGGCCGTCACGAGCGCGCCCTCCTCGTAGACGAAGTGGGCGACGATGTCCTTGGTCTCGTTGTCGATGACGAGCGAGTCGCCGGTGGCGTACTCGGCGTCCGCGTCGACGCGAACGTTCGCGCCGTCGTGGAGCGTGAGCTGCACGTCGCCGCCGGTGACCTGCGTCTTGCGGACGATCTTGCCGAGGCGGCTCTCGGCCGCGTCGGCGTCGATGGGGGTCAGCGAGAGCCGACCGCCCTCGTCCGGGAACACCCGGTAGAACTCCTCGCGCTCGACGAAGGAGAGGATGTCGAACATCCCGATGGGGCGCTCGACGCTCGACGGGACGTCCCCGTTGACGAGCACGCCGTTCTGGTTCAGGGCGTAGTTGGCTTCCTTCCGCGAGTCGACGTAGCCGAGCACGTCCCGCAGGACGATGAGCAGGGGAACCCCTGCCTCGCCGTGCGGGCCGGCACCGGCTTTGACCGTCCACGTCGCAGTCTTCCGTTCGACCGGCCAGGACTTCGGTACCGAGAGTCGTTTCTGATGTCGCGTCATTCGCTATCCGCCTCCAGTCGCTCCTGCCGGCGGCCGTCTTCCAGATCGAGGTCCGTCACGCGGAGGTTGCTCGCGTCGAGTGGCCGCGGCACTTCTTCGCCGTCGGCCTTCTCGACGGTCACACCCTCGACGTGGACGACTTCGTCTTTGAGATCCACTGCGAGCACCTCGGCTTCCTCGCCGGCGTGGTCGCCGCGGAGCACTTCGACGGTGTCGCCCGCGTTGACGCGGACGCTCCGCTGGCCGTACTCCTCGCGGAGGTCGTCGGCCAGCGTGGCTCGAACCTGGTCGTGTCGCTCGTGCAGGGGCGCGTTCCGTTTCTGTGTGCGCTGTTTGCGTGGCTGTCGAGTCATACGATCATGGTCGCTGTCGATGCGATGCTCCCGAAGCGTTCGGCGACTTCACGCGCCACGGGACCCTTGATTTCGGTCCCGCGAGGCTCTTCCATGTCGTCGATGACGACGGCGGCGTTGTCCTCGAATTTGACGCGCGTGCCGTCGGGGCGGCGAATGGGCTTGCGCTGGCGGACGACGACCGCCTCCAGCACCTGCCGGCGCATTTCCGGCGTACCCTTGGTGACCGAGACGGTCACCTTGTCGCCGATTCCCGCTTTGGGGTGTCGATTCTTGGTTCCGGAGTAGCCCGCAACGCTGATGACCTTCAACTGACGTGCGCCGGTGTTGTCGGCGCAGTTGATCAGCGACCCCTTGGCGAGGCCACGGGTGATGTCGGCTTTCAGGGCCTCCATCACGCGTCACCTCCCACTTTCTCGACGACCACGTGTGATTTGGTCTTCGAGAGGGGTCGGGTCTCCGCGATGCGGACCGTGTCGCCTTCCTCGAGGCCCAGACACGGGGGTGCGTGGGCCGGGATGCGACTCCGGCGTTTCATGTATCGGTCGTACTTCGGAACGCGAACGTCGTACTCGCGTTCGACGACGACCGTCTTTTCCATTGCTGTGGAGGCGACGGTGCCCTCCAGCGTCTGGCCGCGCACGGATAACGAT
This window encodes:
- a CDS encoding 30S ribosomal protein S8, whose protein sequence is MAGNDPLSNALSGLDNAESVGHLSHTVQPASNVIGSVLEVFYDRGYIDGFEFVDDGKAGRFEIELKGAINQCGVVKPRYSAGADEFEKWEKRYLPARDYGALVVTTSHGVMSHYEAREQGIGGQVIAYVY
- a CDS encoding 30S ribosomal protein S14, which produces MSESESQNERDVTGEHASPRTDDRHQCRRCGRKQGLVGKYDIFLCRQCFREVARDMGFKKYR
- a CDS encoding 50S ribosomal protein L5 — its product is MSDAESADFHEMREPRIEKVVVHMGVGEGGRELADAEEILEDVTGQQSVRTQARRTVQEFNIREGDPIGAKVTLRGDDAADFLDTALTLVDLSAAQFDETGNFSFGIEEHTEFPSQEYDPNVGIYGLDVTVNMVRPGYRVAKRDKVSRSIPSGHRLDAADAIAFLEANFDVEVTQ
- a CDS encoding 30S ribosomal protein S4e yields the protein MTRHQKRLSVPKSWPVERKTATWTVKAGAGPHGEAGVPLLIVLRDVLGYVDSRKEANYALNQNGVLVNGDVPSSVERPIGMFDILSFVEREEFYRVFPDEGGRLSLTPIDADAAESRLGKIVRKTQVTGGDVQLTLHDGANVRVDADAEYATGDSLVIDNETKDIVAHFVYEEGALVTAVAGSHAGEIGTIDDITVTPGSGDNVVTVSQDDGAFETIEEYVVVIDENFTESDDE
- the rplX gene encoding 50S ribosomal protein L24, translating into MTRQPRKQRTQKRNAPLHERHDQVRATLADDLREEYGQRSVRVNAGDTVEVLRGDHAGEEAEVLAVDLKDEVVHVEGVTVEKADGEEVPRPLDASNLRVTDLDLEDGRRQERLEADSE
- a CDS encoding 50S ribosomal protein L14, which produces MEALKADITRGLAKGSLINCADNTGARQLKVISVAGYSGTKNRHPKAGIGDKVTVSVTKGTPEMRRQVLEAVVVRQRKPIRRPDGTRVKFEDNAAVVIDDMEEPRGTEIKGPVAREVAERFGSIASTATMIV
- a CDS encoding 30S ribosomal protein S17 codes for the protein MAIGLNVTEPEEACSDQHCPFHGSLSVRGQTLEGTVASTAMEKTVVVEREYDVRVPKYDRYMKRRSRIPAHAPPCLGLEEGDTVRIAETRPLSKTKSHVVVEKVGGDA